The following proteins come from a genomic window of Brevibacillus antibioticus:
- the groL gene encoding chaperonin GroEL (60 kDa chaperone family; promotes refolding of misfolded polypeptides especially under stressful conditions; forms two stacked rings of heptamers to form a barrel-shaped 14mer; ends can be capped by GroES; misfolded proteins enter the barrel where they are refolded when GroES binds), whose amino-acid sequence MAKQVKFSEDARRSMLRGVETLANAVKVTLGPKGRNVVLEKKFGSPLITNDGVTIAKEIELEDAYENMGAQLVKEVATKTNDIAGDGTTTATVLAAAMIREGLKNVTAGANPMVIRRGMEKAVRAAVEEIKSIAKPVENKSSIAQVAAISADDPEVGNLIAEAMEKVGKDGVITVEESKGFVTELEVVEGMQFDRGYASPYMITDTDKMEAVLNNPYILITDKKISNIQEVLPVLEQVVQSGKPLLIIAEDVEGEALATLVVNKLRGTFTAVAVKAPGFGDRRKAMLQDIAALTGGEVITEELGLDLKSTKLEQLGRAGKIVVTKENTTVVEGAGDKASIEGRVTQIRQQIEDTTSDFDREKLQERLAKLAGGVAVIKVGAATETELKEKKLRIEDALNSTRAAVEEGIVPGGGTTLINAIKAVEAINVGGEEAVGVQIVLRSLEEPVRQIAANAGLEGSVIVERLKKEAVGIGFNAATEEYVNMLEAGIVDAAKVTRSALSNAASVAAMFLTTEAVIADKPEENKAPMGMPDMGGMGGMGMM is encoded by the coding sequence ATGGCTAAACAAGTCAAATTCTCTGAAGACGCTCGCCGCTCCATGCTGCGCGGTGTTGAAACTTTGGCAAATGCGGTTAAAGTAACCCTCGGTCCAAAAGGCCGTAACGTGGTTCTTGAGAAAAAATTCGGTTCTCCGTTGATCACCAACGACGGTGTAACCATCGCGAAAGAAATCGAGCTGGAAGACGCTTACGAAAACATGGGTGCGCAACTGGTTAAAGAAGTTGCTACCAAAACCAACGACATCGCTGGTGACGGTACAACAACTGCAACTGTACTTGCTGCAGCTATGATCCGTGAAGGTCTGAAAAACGTAACTGCTGGCGCTAACCCAATGGTTATCCGTCGTGGTATGGAAAAAGCAGTTCGTGCAGCTGTAGAAGAAATCAAATCCATCGCGAAGCCGGTTGAGAACAAATCCTCTATCGCGCAAGTAGCTGCTATTTCCGCTGACGATCCAGAAGTAGGTAACCTGATCGCTGAAGCAATGGAAAAAGTGGGCAAAGATGGTGTAATCACTGTTGAAGAATCCAAAGGATTCGTAACAGAACTGGAAGTAGTAGAAGGTATGCAATTTGACCGTGGCTACGCTTCCCCTTACATGATCACTGACACTGACAAGATGGAAGCGGTTCTGAACAACCCTTACATCCTGATCACTGACAAAAAAATCTCCAACATCCAGGAAGTTCTGCCTGTACTCGAGCAAGTTGTACAAAGCGGCAAACCACTCCTGATCATCGCTGAAGATGTTGAAGGCGAAGCGCTCGCTACTCTCGTAGTGAACAAACTGCGTGGTACCTTCACAGCTGTAGCGGTTAAAGCTCCTGGCTTTGGCGACCGCCGCAAAGCTATGCTGCAAGACATCGCTGCTCTGACTGGTGGCGAAGTGATCACAGAAGAGCTGGGTCTAGACCTGAAATCCACTAAGCTGGAGCAATTAGGCCGCGCTGGCAAAATCGTGGTTACAAAAGAAAACACAACTGTTGTTGAAGGTGCTGGAGACAAGGCTTCCATCGAGGGCCGCGTAACACAAATCCGTCAACAAATCGAAGATACGACTTCCGATTTCGATCGTGAAAAACTGCAAGAGCGTCTGGCTAAATTGGCTGGCGGTGTAGCAGTAATCAAAGTCGGTGCAGCAACTGAAACCGAACTGAAAGAGAAGAAACTTCGCATCGAGGACGCTCTGAACTCTACTCGCGCAGCAGTAGAAGAAGGTATCGTACCTGGTGGTGGTACTACTTTGATCAACGCAATCAAAGCGGTTGAAGCGATCAATGTAGGTGGCGAAGAGGCTGTAGGTGTACAAATCGTACTCCGTTCCCTGGAAGAGCCAGTTCGTCAAATCGCTGCGAACGCAGGACTCGAAGGTTCTGTAATCGTAGAGCGTCTGAAAAAAGAAGCAGTGGGCATCGGTTTCAACGCAGCTACTGAAGAGTATGTAAACATGCTCGAAGCTGGTATCGTTGACGCGGCGAAAGTTACTCGCTCCGCACTGTCCAACGCTGCATCCGTAGCGGCTATGTTCCTGACTACAGAAGCAGTAATCGCTGACAAACCAGAAGAAAACAAAGCTCCTATGGGCATGCCAGATATGGGTGGCATGGGCGGTATGGGCATGATGTAA
- a CDS encoding MogA/MoaB family molybdenum cofactor biosynthesis protein, whose translation MSKWKVGVISASDSIARGDRVDDRMPIVRHLTREWLHVDVAVYRAVSDDMEDLKEHMIELVDREKCDLLIVTGGTGLSPRDVTPEVTAWVIDRPVPGLAEEMRRAGLKQSRRAMLTRAVAGTRGNSLIINLPGNPKGVEICFNAIGDMLSDALHILQGTGEANEDWGGLHW comes from the coding sequence GTGAGCAAATGGAAGGTAGGCGTTATTTCTGCAAGTGATTCGATTGCCAGAGGAGATCGTGTGGACGATCGTATGCCAATCGTTCGTCATCTGACAAGGGAATGGCTTCACGTAGATGTCGCTGTATACCGTGCCGTTAGTGATGATATGGAAGATCTGAAAGAACATATGATTGAACTCGTAGACCGCGAAAAATGCGATCTGTTGATTGTTACGGGGGGCACAGGACTTAGCCCGCGTGACGTTACGCCAGAAGTGACAGCGTGGGTCATTGACAGACCAGTCCCAGGCTTGGCCGAAGAAATGCGCCGTGCTGGTTTGAAGCAATCCAGACGGGCGATGTTGACCCGTGCAGTTGCAGGAACGAGGGGTAATTCGTTGATTATCAACCTCCCTGGAAATCCGAAAGGCGTAGAAATCTGTTTCAATGCGATTGGCGATATGCTGTCCGACGCTTTGCATATTTTGCAAGGAACGGGAGAAGCAAACGAAGATTGGGGAGGATTGCATTGGTAG
- a CDS encoding HAD family hydrolase, giving the protein MSKRWISFDLDGTLMQNPFGAWVFPEIAREISGQLGKEHDIVSEMVTEHERRMSQECYVEAYDWDDILVSRCKALRIEKKIDIESLVRKHSVMPKVNLLEDGILQMLEETKKRGFSLAVVTNGFYKFQAPVMEVLGLLEYFDEVITPERAGTGKPDPAILRNLQGEVIAHVGDRLDHDIQLANRSHVTSILIERKLPEELLQLQPKMRGNDHRMPLFCLEKWRRECRNPLLSELPELFMPGIVIGSMGELVSVLDEQGMG; this is encoded by the coding sequence ATGAGCAAACGCTGGATTAGCTTTGATCTGGATGGAACCTTGATGCAAAACCCGTTTGGAGCGTGGGTATTTCCAGAGATTGCTCGTGAAATCTCCGGTCAATTGGGGAAAGAGCACGACATTGTTTCAGAAATGGTAACCGAGCATGAGCGGCGTATGTCCCAAGAGTGCTACGTAGAGGCGTATGATTGGGATGATATCCTTGTTAGTAGATGCAAGGCATTGCGTATAGAAAAAAAGATTGATATTGAATCGCTGGTTAGGAAACACTCTGTAATGCCCAAGGTTAATTTGCTCGAGGATGGAATTCTCCAGATGCTCGAAGAGACAAAGAAGCGGGGTTTTTCGCTGGCAGTGGTCACAAATGGCTTTTACAAGTTTCAGGCACCGGTAATGGAGGTATTAGGCTTACTGGAGTACTTTGATGAGGTCATTACGCCAGAACGAGCTGGTACTGGCAAGCCTGACCCAGCCATTTTGCGAAATCTGCAGGGAGAAGTAATTGCTCATGTAGGGGATCGTTTGGATCATGACATTCAACTTGCTAACCGTAGTCATGTAACCTCTATTTTAATAGAGCGAAAATTGCCAGAGGAATTGTTGCAGCTCCAACCGAAGATGCGTGGAAATGATCACAGAATGCCTTTGTTTTGCTTGGAGAAGTGGAGGAGGGAGTGCAGGAATCCTTTATTGTCAGAGCTTCCGGAGCTTTTCATGCCGGGAATAGTTATTGGTTCTATGGGAGAATTGGTGTCTGTTCTGGATGAACAGGGGATGGGATAA
- a CDS encoding twin-arginine translocase TatA/TatE family subunit, producing MSTIGIPGLILILVLALVLFGPKKLPELGRAVGHTLKEFKNATRSLTSDDEDDAEEKKRKELAAKEASAKTTPVIVEKEATERERIEREVREKMERERLEKEIREKLEQERLQMEKEQKNA from the coding sequence ATGAGCACAATTGGGATTCCTGGATTAATCTTAATTCTAGTTTTAGCCTTGGTGCTTTTCGGTCCGAAAAAGCTTCCGGAATTGGGACGTGCGGTAGGTCATACTTTGAAAGAATTCAAAAATGCTACGCGCAGTCTGACAAGCGACGATGAAGACGACGCTGAGGAGAAAAAACGCAAGGAGCTAGCAGCAAAAGAAGCGTCTGCCAAAACAACGCCTGTTATCGTTGAGAAGGAAGCGACGGAGCGGGAGCGAATTGAACGTGAAGTTCGTGAAAAAATGGAACGCGAGCGCTTGGAAAAAGAAATCCGCGAAAAGCTGGAGCAAGAGCGCCTGCAAATGGAAAAAGAGCAGAAGAACGCGTAA
- a CDS encoding 5-formyltetrahydrofolate cyclo-ligase, which yields MDQKTNKKQLRSHILERRKSMSAKEREQLSREVCDHLLSNERLADAKVIMAFHPFGDELDILPFLHEAKKRGQDIWLPFTNVAERRLIPYRYTGPHMLKQGVYGIWEPDPALAEEADVSHLDAIIVPGVAFDSKGGRMGYGGGYYDRFLATLKKLPFLVGVGFSIQVVEHVPLEPHDVLLDAVVTEKGLLHF from the coding sequence ATGGACCAAAAAACGAATAAAAAACAGCTGCGGAGCCATATTTTGGAGAGGCGCAAGTCCATGTCTGCAAAGGAACGGGAGCAGCTTTCCAGAGAAGTGTGCGATCATTTGCTTTCTAATGAAAGGCTGGCTGATGCCAAAGTAATTATGGCTTTCCATCCTTTTGGCGATGAACTGGATATCCTGCCCTTTCTACATGAGGCAAAAAAGCGAGGCCAAGACATATGGCTACCGTTCACAAACGTTGCCGAGAGACGTCTCATTCCCTATCGGTATACAGGCCCGCACATGCTAAAGCAAGGAGTCTACGGGATTTGGGAGCCAGACCCTGCTCTGGCAGAGGAAGCGGACGTTTCACACTTGGATGCGATCATTGTTCCCGGTGTTGCTTTTGATAGCAAGGGCGGACGTATGGGGTATGGCGGTGGTTATTATGATCGCTTCCTGGCAACGCTGAAAAAGCTCCCGTTCTTGGTTGGAGTCGGCTTCTCTATTCAGGTTGTGGAGCATGTGCCCTTAGAGCCTCATGATGTTTTGCTAGATGCAGTTGTTACCGAAAAAGGTCTTCTGCATTTTTGA
- a CDS encoding alpha/beta hydrolase yields MKTTVKKRMLKNLIVVLLLLGIGSIWQDVMIDKESRKFLPQGNLYTINSHNMHLYGLGEGNTTIVFIAGSGTPNAFTDYYYYQQELQQYARTVSYDRAGFGWSEKTNIPRTIDTIVEELHELLKKANESPPYLLVGHSLASLEVIRFAQQYPDEVKGILLLDSGSPEYYANDLEAKSLILNRFTAGLRVTGIARALGSAGILLPFAGENLRYDLLPNEMKEIDIAMYYRHLGDSSNLNFISHMNENAKVVMDGGYLKDIPFLILSSESGSDWDEVQQQLLHWSNKSVRETIPASQHYIHWSNKEVVLKKIVETLTLISKDK; encoded by the coding sequence ATGAAAACTACCGTAAAAAAACGTATGCTGAAAAATTTAATAGTGGTACTCTTACTGCTAGGTATCGGAAGTATATGGCAAGACGTGATGATAGACAAAGAATCTCGTAAGTTTTTGCCACAAGGAAATTTATATACAATCAATTCTCACAACATGCATTTATACGGTTTGGGTGAGGGTAATACCACTATTGTTTTTATTGCAGGTTCAGGAACACCCAATGCTTTTACCGATTATTATTATTACCAGCAAGAATTGCAGCAATATGCGAGAACCGTTAGCTATGATCGTGCGGGGTTTGGCTGGAGTGAAAAAACAAACATTCCAAGGACAATTGATACGATCGTGGAAGAATTGCATGAGCTACTTAAAAAAGCAAATGAATCGCCGCCATACCTTTTAGTGGGACATTCTCTTGCTTCATTGGAGGTTATTCGTTTTGCCCAGCAATATCCTGATGAAGTAAAAGGAATCCTATTACTGGATAGCGGTAGTCCCGAATATTATGCAAATGATTTAGAAGCCAAGTCGTTAATCCTAAATAGATTCACGGCAGGACTGCGAGTCACAGGGATTGCCAGAGCATTAGGGAGTGCAGGCATTTTGCTCCCGTTCGCTGGAGAAAATTTGCGTTATGATTTACTTCCAAACGAAATGAAAGAAATCGATATCGCTATGTACTATAGGCATCTAGGGGACTCTAGTAATCTCAATTTTATAAGCCACATGAATGAAAATGCGAAAGTAGTAATGGATGGAGGATATTTGAAAGATATTCCATTCCTGATTTTATCATCAGAGAGTGGAAGTGATTGGGACGAAGTGCAACAGCAGCTTTTACATTGGTCTAACAAGAGCGTTCGGGAAACAATTCCGGCTTCTCAACATTACATCCATTGGTCGAATAAAGAGGTCGTTCTCAAGAAAATTGTAGAAACACTTACTCTGATCAGTAAAGACAAATAA
- a CDS encoding molybdopterin-binding protein produces the protein MVEKPQMREVPVREAIGMMLPHDMTQILPGEFKGRLFKKGHVVTEADIEPLLSIGKEHIYVLEMPEGYIHEEEAGIRIAKAVSGQGLTLTPPYEGKVSMKAARTGLAKINEEAVHALNKLEGIAFSTIYGDQVVHPGHTLAATRIIPLIMEESRIIELEQLAKQFDEPIVQVKTFQDKRVGLVTTGGEVFSGRIADKFGPVIRNKVEALGSTLVDQRFAPDDKEAIEQQIHSFLDEGVDLILVTGGMSVDPDDRTPGAIAGVGAEVVRYGTPMLPGSMLMVAYKGDVPILGLPGAVMHETFTSFDVFLPRILAGERIVASDMTRLGYGGLRKC, from the coding sequence TTGGTAGAAAAACCTCAGATGCGGGAAGTGCCAGTGCGTGAAGCGATCGGAATGATGCTTCCTCACGATATGACGCAAATTTTGCCTGGAGAATTCAAAGGACGCTTGTTTAAAAAAGGACATGTTGTCACCGAGGCGGATATTGAGCCGCTGTTGTCCATTGGCAAAGAACATATTTATGTACTGGAGATGCCAGAAGGCTACATCCATGAGGAAGAAGCGGGCATTCGTATTGCGAAGGCTGTATCTGGACAAGGCTTGACCTTGACGCCCCCTTATGAGGGCAAGGTGTCGATGAAGGCCGCGAGAACAGGTTTAGCCAAAATCAACGAGGAAGCTGTCCATGCGTTGAATAAGCTCGAAGGAATTGCGTTCTCCACGATTTACGGCGATCAGGTCGTGCATCCGGGACATACTTTGGCAGCTACGAGAATCATCCCGTTAATTATGGAAGAGTCTCGAATCATCGAGCTGGAGCAGCTGGCCAAACAGTTTGATGAACCGATTGTCCAAGTAAAAACGTTTCAAGATAAAAGAGTGGGACTTGTTACGACAGGGGGAGAAGTTTTCTCTGGCAGGATTGCAGACAAGTTCGGTCCTGTCATTCGAAACAAGGTAGAAGCTCTCGGCTCTACTCTAGTAGACCAGCGTTTTGCGCCAGATGACAAGGAAGCGATCGAACAGCAGATTCACTCGTTCCTCGATGAAGGGGTCGATCTGATCTTGGTCACGGGGGGCATGTCTGTTGATCCAGATGACCGCACGCCTGGAGCGATTGCGGGAGTAGGAGCGGAAGTAGTGCGCTACGGTACGCCGATGCTGCCGGGCTCCATGCTGATGGTTGCTTACAAAGGCGATGTACCGATTCTCGGATTGCCGGGAGCGGTCATGCATGAAACGTTTACTTCCTTTGATGTATTTTTGCCGCGCATTTTGGCTGGGGAGCGAATTGTGGCATCCGATATGACAAGACTCGGATATGGTGGTTTACGAAAGTGCTAG
- the groES gene encoding co-chaperone GroES, with protein sequence MLKPLGDRVVIEAISKDETTASGIVLPDSAKEKPQEGRVIAVGSGRVADNGERIALEVKEGDKVIFSKYAGTEVKVDNKEYLVLRESDILAIIG encoded by the coding sequence GTGCTTAAGCCATTGGGTGACCGTGTGGTAATCGAAGCTATCTCCAAAGACGAAACGACTGCAAGCGGTATCGTTTTGCCTGATTCTGCAAAGGAAAAACCGCAAGAAGGCCGCGTAATCGCAGTAGGTTCTGGCCGTGTTGCTGACAACGGTGAGCGCATCGCTTTGGAAGTAAAAGAAGGCGATAAAGTAATCTTCTCCAAATACGCTGGTACTGAAGTAAAGGTAGACAACAAAGAATACCTCGTGCTGCGCGAATCCGATATCCTCGCGATCATCGGTTAA
- the tatC gene encoding twin-arginine translocase subunit TatC, which yields MKDQEMTVVEHLTELRKRIIWVLAVFIVALIVGFFLAGPLVDYLKQEPIADGVPIVSLHPSDALRVYMQVAFIVGAVITLPVALYHVWRFVSPGMEVQEKRGTLYFIPAACFLFIVGILFGYYVVFPMVMQFMTSITASMGADPNYGIAQYFGFMFNMVIPFGILFQLPIIVMFLTRLRILNPMRLAKARRYAYFALAVVGITLTPPEIISDILVTIPLLLLYELSIWLSRIVYRKQLKEQEAWEQEYGSQETNEPVQQ from the coding sequence ATGAAGGATCAGGAAATGACAGTGGTAGAACACCTGACGGAGCTGCGCAAGCGCATCATATGGGTGCTGGCCGTGTTTATTGTCGCATTGATCGTCGGTTTTTTTCTCGCCGGTCCACTCGTGGATTATTTAAAGCAAGAACCGATTGCGGATGGCGTGCCCATTGTCTCGTTACATCCGTCAGACGCACTTCGTGTTTACATGCAGGTTGCTTTCATAGTGGGCGCTGTCATCACACTGCCTGTAGCACTTTATCACGTTTGGCGTTTTGTTTCGCCAGGGATGGAAGTACAGGAAAAGCGCGGGACGCTTTACTTCATCCCGGCGGCTTGTTTTCTGTTTATCGTTGGTATCCTGTTTGGCTACTACGTCGTTTTCCCGATGGTCATGCAGTTTATGACCAGTATTACAGCATCGATGGGTGCAGACCCGAACTACGGAATCGCGCAATACTTTGGCTTCATGTTTAATATGGTCATTCCGTTCGGGATACTGTTCCAATTGCCGATTATCGTCATGTTCCTGACGAGACTGCGCATCCTCAATCCAATGAGGCTGGCAAAGGCACGACGCTACGCTTATTTTGCACTGGCTGTCGTTGGGATTACCTTAACACCCCCTGAGATTATCAGCGATATTCTTGTGACCATCCCTTTGCTGCTTTTGTACGAGCTGAGCATTTGGCTATCACGTATTGTTTATCGCAAGCAATTGAAAGAACAAGAAGCGTGGGAACAAGAATACGGCAGTCAGGAAACAAACGAACCCGTTCAACAATGA
- a CDS encoding CAP domain-containing protein, with translation MHKWLWIGLIALGVLEISRLFTSDTTSFIRVNLTPASIYWDGREIVASEKPGYHMEEGKEIPASLEYEGTLYVPLSMIGRHLNKPIGWDETSQTAWVGEPPVFTSGHPEKQTAPDAVPASLPLPQKPATTKPPAAPIQGEKTNAIFDIALGMSSKEVHKLLGEPARKEPSSLGYQWWVYNREPARYVQVGIANDKVVDVYSLAPTAKLGNIGVGTSQQSLERQLNVQNIVSFSFQGAQIQITNQKQQRPLVMKDSTPYLYYLDKQNGNKVTAVRMMETQMLLRGSFYETKWTYQGQAPNFDPPPLRVGEREQVNAASERQILDLVNVSRYRYKLPPLQWNEKAADVARKHSMDMEGNNFFDHISATTGSNPFDRMKSASLAYSMAGENIAAGYTDAIEAHEGWMNSPGHRKNVLEKGFTQLGVGVFTDYFTQTFLTPMK, from the coding sequence ATGCACAAATGGCTCTGGATTGGCTTAATTGCCCTGGGAGTCTTGGAAATCAGCCGTCTCTTCACTTCGGATACTACTTCCTTTATACGGGTCAACCTTACCCCCGCCTCCATCTATTGGGATGGTCGTGAAATCGTCGCAAGCGAAAAGCCCGGATACCATATGGAGGAGGGTAAGGAAATACCGGCTTCCCTAGAATACGAAGGAACGCTATATGTACCTCTGTCCATGATCGGTCGCCACTTGAATAAGCCTATCGGTTGGGATGAAACTTCTCAAACTGCTTGGGTCGGTGAACCTCCAGTATTCACTAGCGGACATCCTGAAAAACAAACTGCACCCGATGCAGTCCCTGCCTCTCTGCCGCTTCCCCAAAAGCCTGCAACGACCAAACCACCTGCAGCCCCCATTCAGGGGGAAAAAACTAACGCGATTTTTGACATAGCTCTTGGCATGTCTTCTAAGGAAGTACACAAGCTATTGGGTGAGCCTGCCCGCAAAGAGCCAAGCAGTCTCGGCTATCAGTGGTGGGTGTACAATCGAGAGCCTGCCCGATACGTGCAAGTCGGCATCGCAAATGACAAAGTCGTCGATGTGTACTCGCTCGCTCCGACAGCAAAGCTGGGTAACATCGGAGTCGGCACCAGCCAGCAATCACTCGAGCGTCAGTTGAATGTACAAAACATCGTTTCTTTCTCTTTTCAGGGGGCACAAATCCAGATCACCAATCAAAAGCAGCAGCGCCCTCTCGTTATGAAAGACAGCACCCCCTACCTTTATTACTTGGACAAGCAGAATGGCAACAAGGTCACCGCCGTACGTATGATGGAAACGCAAATGCTGTTACGCGGCAGTTTTTACGAAACGAAATGGACCTATCAAGGTCAGGCACCCAATTTTGATCCCCCGCCGCTTCGTGTTGGTGAACGAGAACAGGTCAATGCTGCATCTGAGCGGCAAATCCTCGATCTGGTCAATGTCTCTCGCTACCGATATAAGCTTCCTCCCCTTCAATGGAACGAAAAGGCTGCCGATGTGGCACGAAAACACAGTATGGATATGGAGGGCAACAATTTCTTCGATCACATCTCTGCGACTACCGGGAGTAATCCATTTGACCGCATGAAAAGTGCCTCTCTGGCTTATAGCATGGCCGGTGAGAATATTGCAGCTGGCTACACGGATGCCATCGAAGCCCATGAAGGCTGGATGAACAGTCCAGGTCATCGCAAAAACGTACTCGAAAAAGGGTTCACTCAGTTAGGAGTGGGCGTTTTTACAGACTACTTCACTCAAACCTTCCTCACTCCCATGAAATAA
- a CDS encoding ABC-F family ATP-binding cassette domain-containing protein — translation MILLQAEHIEKTYGIETILQDISLQIQTGERVGLVGVNGAGKSTLMKILAGELSYDKGIIRIPKDVTLGYLAQNSGLESERSIWDELLSVFSHLQKEELELRELEAKMGDPAILADEKRYQQLLENYSHRSEAFKEKGGYSYEGAIRGVLHGLRFADFDYTTPIRTLSGGQKTRLALAKLLLQSPTILLLDEPTNYLDIETLTWLEMYLQNYEGAILVVSHDRYFLDKLVTVVYEIERTRATRYVGNYSRFLDEKAARLEQDLKRFEKQQDEIAKLEDFIARNIARATTTKRAQSRRKTLEKIDRLDKPIMNNKSVHFSFDVVKMSGTIVMKANNVGIGYPDAVLSQGLTFEIEREERVALVGPNGIGKSTLLKTIVEQLPKLRGDIHFGSNVTIGYYDQEHRNLNERNTVLGEIWDEYPNMLEKDVRTLLGNFLFSGDDVQKKISDLSGGERARVSLAKLMLKQANFLIFDEPTNHLDIFSKEVLENALYDYPGTILFVSHDRYFLNKIATRVLELTGDGVTSYLGNYDYFVEKKQELEELAAEQAAQPAKKQGGTVAAQPEKSSYELDKEAKRRERQRQRRLEEIEVTIQKREADIVKWEEELCLPEIYSDHVQAKERNDQIHAAKEELEQLYDEWSALSEE, via the coding sequence ATGATTTTGCTACAAGCTGAACATATAGAAAAAACGTACGGTATCGAAACCATTCTACAAGACATCTCCCTGCAAATTCAAACCGGGGAACGGGTTGGGCTGGTTGGCGTAAATGGTGCAGGCAAATCGACGCTGATGAAGATCCTCGCCGGCGAGCTAAGCTACGACAAAGGAATTATCCGCATTCCAAAGGATGTAACCCTCGGGTATTTAGCACAAAACAGCGGCCTTGAATCGGAACGATCAATTTGGGATGAGTTGCTCTCCGTATTTTCCCATTTGCAAAAGGAAGAGCTGGAGCTTCGTGAGCTTGAGGCCAAAATGGGAGATCCGGCTATTCTCGCTGATGAGAAGCGTTACCAGCAGCTGTTGGAAAATTACTCTCACCGCTCGGAAGCCTTTAAGGAAAAAGGCGGATACAGCTACGAAGGGGCGATTCGTGGGGTCTTGCATGGTCTGCGCTTTGCGGACTTCGATTACACGACGCCGATCCGCACATTGAGCGGCGGACAAAAGACTCGTCTGGCATTAGCCAAGCTGTTGCTCCAATCCCCTACCATTCTCCTGCTGGATGAGCCGACGAACTACCTGGACATCGAGACATTGACTTGGCTGGAGATGTATTTGCAAAACTACGAGGGCGCCATTCTCGTAGTTTCCCATGACCGTTACTTCCTGGACAAGCTCGTGACCGTGGTATATGAAATCGAACGGACACGCGCTACCCGCTATGTCGGTAACTATAGCCGCTTCCTCGATGAAAAGGCGGCTCGGCTCGAACAGGACCTGAAGCGATTCGAAAAGCAGCAGGATGAGATTGCCAAGCTGGAGGATTTCATCGCGCGAAACATCGCTCGGGCTACGACGACCAAGCGAGCGCAGAGCCGACGCAAGACGTTGGAAAAGATAGACCGCTTGGACAAGCCGATTATGAACAACAAATCCGTCCACTTCTCCTTTGATGTGGTGAAAATGAGCGGCACCATTGTGATGAAAGCAAACAACGTCGGGATTGGCTACCCGGATGCTGTCCTTTCTCAAGGCCTTACGTTTGAAATCGAGCGCGAAGAACGCGTGGCCTTGGTCGGTCCCAATGGTATTGGGAAATCGACGCTGTTAAAAACGATTGTGGAACAGTTGCCGAAGCTGCGCGGCGATATTCATTTCGGAAGTAATGTAACAATCGGGTACTACGACCAGGAGCATCGGAACCTGAACGAACGGAATACGGTACTCGGCGAAATTTGGGATGAATACCCGAACATGCTGGAAAAGGACGTCCGCACCTTGCTCGGCAACTTCTTGTTTAGCGGTGATGATGTACAAAAGAAGATCAGCGACCTGTCTGGAGGAGAGCGTGCACGCGTCTCTCTGGCAAAGCTCATGCTGAAGCAAGCAAACTTCCTGATCTTCGACGAGCCGACGAACCACTTGGATATTTTCAGCAAGGAAGTGCTCGAGAACGCCCTGTACGATTATCCAGGTACGATCCTGTTCGTCTCCCATGACCGTTACTTCTTAAACAAGATTGCCACCCGCGTCTTAGAGCTGACAGGTGATGGCGTGACCAGCTATTTGGGTAACTACGATTACTTTGTGGAGAAAAAGCAGGAGCTGGAAGAGCTCGCAGCCGAACAAGCAGCGCAGCCCGCAAAAAAACAAGGCGGTACCGTAGCGGCACAGCCTGAGAAATCCTCTTATGAGCTGGATAAGGAAGCGAAGCGTCGCGAGCGTCAACGTCAGCGCCGTTTGGAAGAGATTGAGGTCACGATCCAAAAACGAGAGGCCGACATTGTCAAATGGGAAGAAGAGCTCTGTCTCCCGGAAATTTATAGCGATCATGTGCAGGCAAAAGAACGCAACGATCAAATCCATGCTGCCAAGGAAGAACTGGAGCAGTTGTATGACGAGTGGAGTGCGCTATCAGAGGAGTAA